Proteins from a single region of Neomonachus schauinslandi chromosome 10, ASM220157v2, whole genome shotgun sequence:
- the LOC110590487 gene encoding 40S ribosomal protein S8-like, with amino-acid sequence MGISRDNWHKRRKTGGKRKPYHKKRKYELGRPAANTKIGPRRIHTVRVRGGNKKYRALRLDVGNFSWGSECCMRKTRIIDVVYNASNNELVRTKTLVKNCIVLIDSTPYRQWYESHYALPLGRKKGAKLTPEEEEILNKKRSKKIQKKYDERKKNAKISSLVEEQFQQGKLLACIASRPGQCGRADGYVLEGKELEFYLRKIKAQKGK; translated from the coding sequence ATGGGCATCTCTCGGGACAACTGGCACAAGCGCCGCAAGACCGGGGGCAAGAGAAAGCCCTACCACAAGAAGCGGAAGTATGAGCTGGGACGCCCCGCTGCCAACACTAAGATTGGCCCCCGCCGCATACACACAGTCCGAGTCCGGGGAGGCAATAAGAAGTACCGTGCCTTGAGGCTAGACGTGGGGAACTTCTCCTGGGGCTCTGAGTGTTGTATGCGAAAAACAAGGATTATTGATGTTGTCTACAATGCATCCAACAACGAACTGGTCCGCACCAAGACCCTGGTGAAGAACTGTATTGTGCTCATTGACAGCACACCGTACCGACAGTGGTACGAGTCCCACTATGCACTGCCCCTGGGCCGCAAGAAGGGGGCCAAGCTGACGCCCGAGGAGGaagagattttaaacaaaaaacgatcaaagaaaattcagaagaaatatgatgaaaggaaaaagaatgccAAAATCAGCAGTCTTGTGGAGGAGCAATTCCAGCAGGGCAAGCTTCTTGCGTGCATCGCTTCAAGACCAGGCCAGTGTGGCCGAGCAGATGGCTATGTGCTAGAGGGCAAGGAGCTAGAGTTCTATCTGAGGAAAATCAAAGCCCAGAAAGGCAAATAA